In a single window of the Aquarana catesbeiana isolate 2022-GZ linkage group LG13, ASM4218655v1, whole genome shotgun sequence genome:
- the SIX6 gene encoding homeobox protein SIX6 — translation MFQLPILNFSPQQVAGVCETLEESGDIERLGRFLWSLPVAPAACEALNKNESVLRARAIVAFHTGNFRDLYHILENHKFTKESHTKLQALWLEAHYQEAEKLRGRPLGPVDKYRVRKKFPLPRTIWDGEQKTHCFKERTRHLLREWYLQDPYPNPSKKRELAQATGLTPTQVGNWFKNRRQRDRAAAAKNRLQQQVLSQGSGRSLGPDDRGEPLGSASSPAASLSSKAATSAISITSSDSECDI, via the exons ATGTTCCAGCTGCCCATTCTGAACTTCAGCCCCCAGCAGGTCGCTGGGGTGTGCGAGACCCTGGAGGAGAGCGGGGACATCGAGCGTCTGGGTCGCTTTCTTTGGTCTTTGCCGGTGGCTCCGGCAGCCTGCGAGGCCCTCAATAAAAATGAGTCTGTGCTCCGCGCCAGGGCGATCGTGGCTTTTCACACAGGCAACTTCAGAGACCTCTACCACATATTGGAGAACCACAAATTCACCAAGGAGTCGCACACCAAGCTCCAGGCTCTATGGCTGGAGGCTCATTACCAGGAGGCAGAGAAGCTCAGGGGCAGACCCTTAGGGCCGGTAGACAAGTACAGGGTGAGGAAGAAGTTCCCATTGCCCAGAACTATTTGGGACGGAGAACAGAAAACACATTGCTTTAAGGAAAGAACACGGCACTTGCTTAGGGAATGGTACCTACaagacccttaccccaaccccagtaaAAAAAGAGAACTCGCCCAGGCCACTGGACTTACCCCAACACAAGTAGGGAACTGGTTCAAAAACCGAAGGCAAAGGGACCGAGCAGCAGCAGCCAAAAACAG GCTGCAGCAGCAGGTCTTGTCCCAGGGATCTGGACGCTCATTGGGCCCAGATGATCGAGGGGAACCGTTGGGCTCAGCCTCCAGTCCTGCAGCTAGCCTGTCCAGCAAAGCGGCCACCTCTGCCATTTCCATCACATCCAGCGACAGTGAATGTGACATCTGA